The following proteins are co-located in the Spea bombifrons isolate aSpeBom1 chromosome 3, aSpeBom1.2.pri, whole genome shotgun sequence genome:
- the RNF168 gene encoding E3 ubiquitin-protein ligase RNF168: MWVANGISAFAFRGTMPKAQKSPLTWSECVCPICREILLEPVTLPCDHTLCSPCFQSTVEKASLCCPFCRKRVSTWARYHARSGTLVNKKLWNKIQSQYPEECQRRACGQETEDLEDESVTYPDRTLCKPGEIRQEYEAEISKAEAERIAREEAERKASEEYIQKLLAEEEEEQRRLAEAIHKEKEEQLKRDEELARSLSYDLNESNISNSSSVIISPMGSPTVHKHINTSKSCKRSKGKGSQSRNIERFLSPKHQGVMNTSIYDEVNLNVQDISANGFLVDDEDENSMPTLSPQETWSTHHNSSNDTGFNHHILDAVDCDSLQNGDATTSKVQNGLHHFPDGLNGAGIGAGKEESVSSCLENCETHSSCVWDSLIASTPEQHLKVTPKRKCEGYSNDSEPKVSGKRKRMHLGDPDAGPSLHATQLTDREDHLYDRRTQEEQDRLLALQLQKELDKEQSQVVRKKGSPDEYLLRPKRRNDHQECEEPTALKQAGPKTPGAQGRAGRAQGVSNSDENKKPPPRSKVTSPLSRRARATSAAEASSSEGINILRPSNKQQTILELFQRSVGK, translated from the exons ATGTGGGTCG CTAATGGGATCAGCGCGTTTGCTTTCCGGGGAACGATGCCAAAAGCTCAGAAATCTCCTCTGACGTGGTCGGAATGCGTGTGCCCAATTTGTCGGGAGATCCTGCTGGAGCCGGTGACCCTGCCGTGTGATCATACCTTGTGCAGCCCATGCTTTCAGTCGACTGTGGAGAAAGCAAGTCTGTGCTGCCCTTTTTGTCGAAAGCGCGTTTCTACCTGGGCACGCTACCATGCCCGCTCTGGGACCTTAGTCAACAAAAAACTATGGAACAAAATCCAAAGTCAGTATCCCGAGGAGTGCCAGAGGCGTGCTTGTGGGCAGGAGACAGAAGACTTGGAAGATG AGTCTGTCACCTACCCTGATCGGACTTTATGCAAGCCCGGAGAAATCAGACAAGAATATGAAGCAGAGATCAGCAAG GCTGAGGCTGAGCGCATTGCCCGAGAAGAGGCAGAGAGGAAAGCAAGTGAAGAGTACATCCAGAAGCTGCTggcagaagaagaggaggagcagCGGCGTCTTGCAGAAGCCATTCACAAGGAAAAAGAAGAACAGCTAAAACGAGATGAAGAGTTGGCTCGGTCCCTTAGTTATGATCTG aatgAGTCCAACATATCTAATTCATCATCTGTAATTATTTCTCCAATGGGGTCACCAACAGTTCACAAGCATATAAACACTTCAAAATCCTGCAAGCGTTCAAAAGGCAAGGGAAGCCAGTCTAGAAACATTGAGAG ATTTCTTTCGCCAAAGCATCAGGGGGTTATGAATACTTCAATATACGATGAAGTCAATTTGAATGTTCAG GACATTAGTGCCAACGGTTTTCTAGTAGACGATGAGGATGAAAATTCTATGCCCACACTTTCACCACAGGAGACTTGGTCCACCCATCATAATTCAAGCAATGACACCGGCTTTAATCATCACATATTAGATGCAGTGGATTGTGACAGCCTGCAGAATGGTGATGCTACTACAAGTAAAGTACAGAATGGCCTACATCACTTCCCTGATGGACTAAATGGCGCAGGCATCGGGGCAGGGAAGGAAGAGAGTGTTTCCAGTTGCTTGGAAAACTGCGAGACGCACAGTTCATGTGTATGGGACTCTTTAATTGCCAGCACGCCTGAGCAACACCTTAAAGTAACAcccaaaagaaaatgtgagGGGTACTCTAATGACTCGGAGCCCAAAGTTAGTGGAAAACGGAAGAGGATGCATTTGGGAGATCCTGATGCTGGGCCTAGTCTACACGCAACACAATTAACAGATCGCGAAGATCATCTCTATGACAGGAGGACGCAGGAGGAACAAGACAGGCTGCTGGCACTTCAGCTGCAGAAGGAGCTGGACAAAGAACAGAGCCAGGTGGTCAGGAAGAAGGGCTCTCCAGACGAATACCTACTACGCCCCAAACGGAGAAACGATCACCAAGAGTGTGAGGAACCTACAGCCCTTAAACAAGCTGGGCCAAAGACTCCCGGAGCGCAGGGCAGGGCCGGCAGAGCGCAGGGCGTGAGTAATTCAGATGAAAACAAAAAGCCCCCACCAAGGAGCAAAGTGACATCGCCACTAAGTAGAAGGGCACGGGCGACCTCCGCTGCCGAGGCCTCCTCCTCCGAAGGGATAAACATTCTGAGGCCAAGCAACAAGCAGCAGACCATATTAGAACTTTTCCAAAGGTCTGTGGGGAAGTGA